A single window of Gloeocapsa sp. PCC 73106 DNA harbors:
- the hpnA gene encoding hopanoid-associated sugar epimerase — translation MGIKAFVTGGTGFIGANLVRLLLNQGYSVKALVRPQSRLDNLKGLDVEIVTGDLNSPNLADLMQDCRVLFHVAAHYSLWRREAEELYRCNVLGTRNILEAARQSQIERVVYTSSVAAIGVGTNGEPVDETHQSPVEKLVGNYKKSKFLAEQEAYQAVTQGQDIVIVNPSTPVGALDIKPTPTGEIILRFLRRQMPAYVNTGLNVIDVKDVAWGHLLALEKGKTGDRYILGNQNLTLKQLLDLLSQITGLSAPERTVPLWVPLTLARIDEFLLTPLGKSPTLAVDAVQMSRQTMYYDSSKAVKFLGLPQSPIENALTEAIAWFNH, via the coding sequence ATGGGAATCAAGGCTTTTGTCACGGGTGGAACTGGTTTTATTGGAGCAAATCTGGTGAGATTACTGTTGAACCAAGGTTATAGTGTGAAGGCTTTAGTTCGTCCTCAAAGTAGATTAGACAATCTAAAGGGTTTAGACGTGGAGATAGTAACAGGAGATCTCAACAGCCCGAATTTGGCGGATTTAATGCAAGATTGTCGCGTTTTATTCCATGTAGCCGCCCACTATTCCCTCTGGCGCCGTGAAGCTGAAGAACTCTATCGTTGTAACGTCTTAGGAACCCGCAATATCTTAGAAGCGGCGCGTCAGAGTCAAATCGAAAGAGTAGTTTATACTAGTTCAGTAGCGGCGATCGGTGTAGGAACCAATGGGGAACCAGTAGATGAAACACACCAAAGTCCAGTAGAAAAACTGGTGGGGAATTACAAAAAATCTAAGTTTTTAGCGGAACAAGAAGCTTATCAAGCAGTCACTCAAGGTCAAGATATCGTTATTGTCAATCCAAGTACTCCAGTTGGTGCTTTAGATATCAAACCAACCCCAACAGGAGAGATTATACTGCGCTTTTTGCGTCGCCAGATGCCCGCTTACGTAAATACGGGGTTAAATGTTATTGATGTCAAAGATGTAGCTTGGGGACATTTGTTAGCCTTAGAAAAGGGAAAAACGGGCGATCGCTATATACTTGGCAATCAAAATCTGACCTTGAAACAATTACTAGATCTTTTGAGTCAAATTACTGGGTTAAGCGCACCCGAAAGGACTGTACCTTTATGGGTTCCTCTGACGCTAGCGAGAATAGATGAGTTCTTACTAACACCTTTGGGTAAATCCCCCACCCTTGCTGTCGACGCGGTGCAAATGTCTCGCCAAACCATGTATTATGACTCCAGTAAAGCAGTTAAATTTCTCGGTTTACCCCAATCTCCCATTGAAAACGCTCTAACTGAGGCGATCGCTTGGTTTAATCACTGA